The Candidatus Schekmanbacteria bacterium genome segment GGAAAAGATTTTCAGACACAAAGATTTGATGTATTCTTGCTGGAAGAATAATCTCTATGGAGGTTTGAAGGTTGTAGAGAGGAATCTTGGAATTGGTAGGACGATTACTGATGTTGATGGCTATAAGGCAGTTCAACTATGGCGAAATTATGAACGCTATGGTTCATATGAATCTTTGGAAAAACTCCTCGAATACAACAAAGAGGATGTTCTCAATCTGAAGGTATTGAGAGAGATGTTAGGGGTGTAGGTGTATCAATCCTTGTAAAGGA includes the following:
- a CDS encoding exonuclease, with amino-acid sequence MPKKAYLDIETTGLNPANSELTVIGIMIEDDEEQEIIQLFGKDITAEELLDYLNGVDTLYTYNGKRFDLPFIKAKLGIDLEKIFRHKDLMYSCWKNNLYGGLKVVERNLGIGRTITDVDGYKAVQLWRNYERYGSYESLEKLLEYNKEDVLNLKVLREMLGV